Below is a genomic region from Caldisalinibacter kiritimatiensis.
TACCTATAAAAGAATATGATAAAATACAAGTCAATAAAATTAAAACAGTTAGTGAAGTTTTCGATGCTTTAAATATAAACCCAGATAGTTATATGATATATAAAAATGAAGAGCTAATATATAAAGATGAAATCACAGCAAAAGAAATTAATGACTATAAGGAAAATACAAAATCAGCTGAGAATAATAGTTTAACTAAGACCATTAGACTTAATATTAACGGTGAAGATAAAGTAATAGAGCATAATGAGGACAAATTTCTATTTATTAAGATATTTGACTATTTAGATTTTGACCTGTCTAAACCAAAGGGAATGTTATATTTAAAAGTTAATGGTGCAAAAGCAGAATATACACAAGTTCTTAAGGATGGAGACAAAATAGAAATATATTGGAAAAAGGATAGGAAGTTTAGTTAACTATATAAATCTAATATCATTAGATAAACTAAATCTAATGATATTAGATTTAGTTTTTTGTCTCTTTGATAGCTTGTTATTAGTCATATATTTCATATATTATAAAGTTTTTTAATAAAAATATAATGATAAATATTAATGAATGGGATAAAGCTATCAAAGGGAGGAAAGCTATGAAAACAATAAAGATATTAATAATAGCAGTCATTGTAATATTGATTATAGCTATTATTAGTATTTATTTTATTTTAAATAGTACTACTATATATAATGGTGTTAAGATTGAAGAAGTTGATTTGAAAGGTTATAATAGACAAGAAGCACTGGAAAAGATACAAGCTTTAAAACAAAAAGAATTGGAAAACAAACAATTAAAATTAACTTATAAGGATTATTATTATGATGCTAGATATGTAGATTTAGGTATTACTTATGATTACTATGAAGCTGTTAATAAAGCTTATCAAATAGGTAGACAGGGAAGTATTATTGATAGATTAAAAGAGATATACTATACTAGAATTTATGGTAAAGAAATAAAAATGACCGTAAAATATGATCGGGATAAATTATATAAATTGGTTAACAAAATATCTAAAGATTTGAATCAAGAGAGTAAAAATGCAACCATAAGTTTTAACAAAGGTAAATTTAAAATACAACCTGAAGTTATGGGAAGAAAGGTAAAGATTGACCTTTTAGAGAAAAGAATTAAAGATAGTATACTTTTATCAAGTGAAGTAGAAATTCCAATACAGGAAACAAAGCCAAGGCTAACTAAGGAAAATTTAAGTAAGATAAAAGATAAACTTGGAGAATATACTACTTCTTTCTATGGTAGCAGTCAGGGGAGAGTTCATAATATCCAACTGTCCTCTCAAGCTATAGACGGAATAGTGTTATTGCCAGGGGAATTATTTTCATTTAATGAAACTACAGGAGCGAGAAGTAAAAGCGATGGATATAGAACAGCTAAAGTTATAATCAATGGAAAGTTTGTTGATGCAATAGGCGGAGGAGTATGTCAAGTTTCAACAACATTATATAATGCAGTGTTATTATCAGATTTGGAGATTGTAGAGAGATATCATCATTCAATACCATCAACTTATGTGCCCAAAGGCAGAGACGCTACAGTAGTTTATGGATATCTTGATTTGAAATTTAAAAATAATAAAAAATATCCTGTTTATATTCATACAGAAACAGCTAATAGGAAACTTTTAATATCGATATATGGAAAGAAAGATGATAAAAATAAAAAGATAGATATAAAATCAGTAATTACTGAGAAAATATCACCAGACCAGGAGATAAAAGAGGATGCTAATTTAAAACCAGGAGAAAAAGTTATTGTGCAGAAAGGAAGATATGGTTATAAGGTTAAAACCTATAAATCGACTATAAAGGATGGTAAAGTAGTAGAAACTGAACTAGTTTCATATGATTTGTATAAGCCTAAAAAGCAAATTATAAAAACAGGACCTAAAGAAGAAAATTTAGAAAATGAAGAAGTAAATATTGAGTGATATAGAGTTGAATTTATTACGATGGATGAAATAGCAAGGAGGCTAAAAATGAGCAAATTATATGATAAAAAAGTAGAATGTCCAATTTGTGGCAATGAATTTACTACGAAAAAAGTTTTAAGTTCTAAATTAAGAGTAGAAAAAAGGGATACTGATTTTATGACATACTATAAAACTGAAAACCCTATTAAGTATGATGTATTTGTATGTTCAGAGTGTGGGTATTCAGCTATGGAAAAGAACTTTAACAAGATAAGGCCTGAATGGAAAGAAATTATTAAAGATAAGATTACAACAAGATGGAAGAAAAGAGATTATTCTGGTGTAAGAAGCACAGAACAAGCAATAGAGTGTTACAAATTAGCTCTGTATTGTGGTGAGTTATTAGGGCTAAGTAGTTATCATATAGCTAATATATGCTTAAGATTAACATGGTTATATAGAATCCTTGAAAGTGAAGAAGAAACAAAGTTTATGAGATTTTCATTAGAAAAGTATAAAGATTTCTATTATAACGGAACCTTTACTCAGGATACTAGTAATGATGCTACTATTGCTTATTTAATAGGGGAATTACATAGAAGATTAGGTGAATATCAAGAGGCTATTACTTGGTTTTCAAATGCTATATCAAGTCCTCAAATAAAAAATAATTTGAGGTTAGAGAAAATGACAAGGGAACAATGGAGAGTGGCTAAAGAAAGTGCTAAAAAGAGCTAGTTTAATATTAACAGTAACATCCACTTCTTCATAAAATGATATATATAATTTTATGGGAAGTGGATTATTTATGTTCTTTTTGCGTAGGTATTATATAAGAAAGAATAATAAACCTATCGTGTTCATACCAGGTCTTTTTGGCTCACTGGGGGATGCAATAATTCCTGGTACAGGTGAATTTGATTTTGGATTAGCAGAATATGCTTATAGACCTATCATGGATAATTTTAAGTATATGGGCTATGAGGAAAATAAGAACCTATTTGTTGCATATTATGATTGGACTAAACCTAATTTATATAGTGCTAAAAAATATTTAATACCTGTGATAAAAAAAGCTAAAGAAATAACAGGAGCGAGAAAAGTTGATATAGTTTGTCACAGCATGGGAGGAATTGTTGCTAGAGCTTATGTCCAAAGTAACTTTTATGCATACGATGTAGATAAATTGGTAATGTTAGGAACACCAAATAGTGGCTCAGTTGAAGCGTACTATTTTTGGGCAGGAGGACATTTACCTAATGAAAATTTAAGAGGTAATTTTTTTTACAGGCTAATAAGGGAAAGTTTTCTGTGGATTTTTAAGATTATATATAAGAAAAGAAATGACTTAGAACTATTAAGAGATTTATTTCCTTCTATACAGGAATTATTACCAACTTCCGATTACGGAGATTATTTGTTTTATCAAATTAAAAATAAACACAAAGAATTTATTCCAATAAGAAACATGAATATAGAAAATAAATTTTTAAATAAATTGAATAGAAACCAAAGAATAATTTATAAAAGAAGAATTAAACTTTATGAAATAGCAGGAGTAGGTGTAGATACTGAAAAATATATATGTGTTCAAAAGCATAACAAATATAGGAAGCTTTGGTCAGATGGTATGCCTTTATATTCTGTAAAAACAAGTGCAGGGGATGGTACTGTTACATTGTATAGTGCAAGTAGTTTATACGGTATCAAGAAATATATATATTCAGACCACGTAGATATGTTAAAGGATTCAAAGGAATTGTTAGCAAATATATTAAACAGGAGAATATTATATAAAGCAAAAGTAGCTAATTGTATACAAACAAAATATTTTTACAGTATCGTAGCAAAAAATGTAAATAACATCACTATTAATAAAGATAATAGAGAAAAGACAATATTAGAGGAAGCTATGAATAAAGACAAAGAAATTAGTATAAAACAAATAGGGCAAAATGATTATTGGATAATTATAAACCTAGCATTTAAGAAAAATATAAATTTAAGTTTTATTCCGATGATAGGAAAAGAAAGTGATATTGTTATATTTTTTAGTAATAGAAATGGTGAAATAAAAAAAATAAAAGAATTTACAACAAGTAATATATACAGTGTAAATTTATAAAATTAAATTAGATTGAATATAAACTATATATTTGTTATGATTTTATTATAATCTGAATTATTTAACAATTTTAGAATTTAATAATATGCTATTAGGTGTTTCGAAAGAAACTTAAAAGGGAAAGTGGTGAAAATCCACTACAGCCCCCGCTACTGTAAGTGAGGATGAAATCAACATATGCCACTGGAACTAAGTTCTGGGAAGGCGTTGAGAGTAATATGATTCACAAGTCAGTAGACCTGCCTGGTAGCTTAAATAACCTTCGGAGGGGAGGAATGTATATGAAGAGAATTAGACCCACCCTATACATAAGGCTAGGGTTTTTTTGTTACAAAGCAAATTATTAAATAACCTAATTGACTAACCACTAGAAGACGATATTATAATCAATCGACAAAAATGGGAGGTATAAAGATGAATACTAAGTCAAAGAAAGTTTTAGCATTATTAATGGTACTTATTTTAGGGACAACTCTCTTATCAGGTTGTATAAGAGCTAAAGAAGAATATATAGAAAATGAAAAAGATGAACAGAGTTCAGAGGTAGAAACTACGGATAGCCCTTATCCAATGGAAGTAGAAGATGATTTCGGTAACAAAGTAACAATTGATAAAAAACCTGAAAGAATAATTTCCTTAGCACCAAGTCATACAGAAATACTTTTTAAATTAGGATTAAGTGATTCAATAGTAGGAGTTACAAGTATATGTGATTATCCAAAAGAAGCTAAGACAAAAGAAATTGTTGGAGATTCAATGACAGTTGACGTGGAAAAAGTAATAGCATTAGAGCCTGATTTAGTATTACATTATGGTTCTGACAAAGAAAAAGAGTATATACAAAGACTTAGAGATGCAGAAATAAATGTATTAAGTTATCAACCAGAATCAATACAAGAAGTTATAGATTTAATTATTGAAATTGGTAGGATTACTCAAACACAAGTAGCAGCTACAAAAACTACTGTGGATATGATGAGTAAGATGGATTATATAGTACATACTGTAGAAGAAGTAGACAAACCTAAAGTATTTTATGAAGTATGGCATGACCCATTAATGACAGCTGGACCTGGTTCCTTTATAGATGAACTTATAACTTTAGCAGGTGGTGAAAATATAGCAAAGGATGCACAAGGGCTATATCCACAATTTGAATTAGAACAGTTAATAGAAAGAAATCCTGATGTGTATATATCCTCTGATAATGGAGGTCAAACAACAAAAGAGTCTATTATGTCAAGGGAAGGTTATGAAACATTAAGTGCAGTAAAGAACGATAGAGTTTATATATTAGATGCAAATATTATTTCAAGACCTGGACCTAGAATAGTTGATGGACTAGAGATGATAGCTAAAGCAATACATCCTGAATTATTTAAAAAGTAGGGGTTAATATGGAAATAAATAGACGACAAAGATGGAGTATCACTATAATAATATTGGTCGCATTGTTATTCTTTAGCATAGCTTTATTTTCAACTATAGGAAGTGCAGATATTAGTATTTTAGAAACATTAAAAATTGTAGGGTCAAGAATTCCTGTAGTGAAAGATACGATTGATTTAAAAGGAATACCTGATTCACATTTGACCATAATACTTAAAGTTAGGATACCAAGGATTTTACTTGGAGTATTAGTAGGAGCAGCTCTGTCAAGTGTCGGAGCTGCTTTTCAAGGAATATTTAAAAATCCAATGGCAGACCCTTATGTTATCGGTATATCATCAGGGGCAGCCCTTGGTGCTGCTATAGCTATAATAATTAAAAGTAAACTTTCTTTACTAGGGTTTTCTAGCGTTTCTATGGGAGCTTATATTGGAGCTATAGTATCAACATTTTTAGTATTTTTTATTTCAAGGGTAAAAAATAGAGTTCCAGTAACAACTTTATTGTTATCGGGAATAGCAGTAGGACAGTTTTTAACAGCAATAATGTCTTTTTTAATGGTTATTTACAGTAAAGATTTAACTAAGATAATATATTGGACACTAGGAAGTTTTGCAGGTAAGAGCTGGAATCAATTAATACCAGTTGCGTTGCCTATAATGATTTCTATAGTTGTTCTTAATTTTTTTGCTCGAGATTTAAATGTAATGCTCACAGGAGAAGAATCAGCTAAAAATATGGGAATTGAAGTTGAAAAAGTTAAGGTAATCATACTTTTCATTTGTGCTTTTACAACAGCAATGGCAGTGTCGGTCAGTGGTATTATAGGTTTCGTGGGATTAATAATACCCCATATAGTAAGGTTAATAGTTGGACCTGACCATAGAATATTAATACCTGCATCAGCACTAGTTGGAGGTATTTTTATGACATATGCCGATACTATAGCAAGAACTATAATATCACCTATTGAGATACCTGTGGGAATAATAACAGCATTATTTGGAGGACCATTTTTCATATATTTATTAAGAAAAAAGAAAAGGACTAGTTAATTTCAGGAGTTGAAAACATGGCAGAAACTATTAAGATAGAATCTTTAGATTTTGGTTATGGAGATAAATTAATACTTAAAGGTATAAATTTAGATATAGAGAAAGGTGATTTTGTAAGTATTATAGGACCTAATGGCTCGGGAAAATCAACATTACTAAAAAATATTACTTCAATACTAAAGCCTAACAGTGGTTCTGTAAAGATAGATGGGGTAGATGTGAAGAATTACAGACCTAAAGAATTAGCTAAGAAATTAGGTTTTGTTCCACAAGATACTAATATTGCATATGACTTTACTGTGTTTGATGTAGTGTTAATGGGCCGAAGTCCTTATTTGGGAAGATTTGAAAGAGAAAAACAAATAGATTATGAGATTACCACTAATGCATTAAAAGCAACTGATACTATTGGTTTTAGTGATAAAAGTATAAAAGAGATAAGTGGAGGAGAAAGACAGCGAGTAATAATTGCAAGAGCTTTAGCACAGCAGCCTGAAATACTCTTATTAGATGAACCAACGTCGCATTTAGATATAAATCATCAGATGGAGATTCTATATCTGCTACAGAAACTAAATAAAGAACAAAATATGACTATGGTAGTGGTGCTTCATGATATAGATTTAGCTGCGAGATTTAGCAATAAAATTGTATTATTAAAGGAAGGACAGATACTTAGTATTGGAACTCCTAATGAAGTTATAACAAAGGAAAATATGGAAGAAGCGTATAAAATTAAAATGGTTATAAACGAAAATCCATTTTCAAATAGTTTATTTGTTACACCGTTACCTCCAAAAAAAGATACAGTAGAAAAGAAAGAAAAAATACACGTAATATGTGGTGGAGGGTCAGGTGGAGATATAATCAGTAAATTAGATATGAATGGTTACAAAGTAAGTATGGGTGTTATAAACATAGGTGATTCAGATTGGGAATTAGGTAAGAGGTTATCATTAAAAATGATAGAAGAAATGCCCTTTTCTCCAATAAGTAAAAAAGCTTATGAAAAAAATACTAAAGTTGTAAAAGATGCTGATATTTTAGTATTAGCTAGTGTTCCTTATGGGAGAGGTAATATGCAAAATTTAGAGCTAGCATTTGAAGAATTACAATCAGGAAAAAAAGTATATTTAGTAGATAATTATAGTCAATATGATGAATATGACTATGTAGATGGAAAAGCAAAGGAATTA
It encodes:
- a CDS encoding ABC transporter substrate-binding protein codes for the protein MNTKSKKVLALLMVLILGTTLLSGCIRAKEEYIENEKDEQSSEVETTDSPYPMEVEDDFGNKVTIDKKPERIISLAPSHTEILFKLGLSDSIVGVTSICDYPKEAKTKEIVGDSMTVDVEKVIALEPDLVLHYGSDKEKEYIQRLRDAEINVLSYQPESIQEVIDLIIEIGRITQTQVAATKTTVDMMSKMDYIVHTVEEVDKPKVFYEVWHDPLMTAGPGSFIDELITLAGGENIAKDAQGLYPQFELEQLIERNPDVYISSDNGGQTTKESIMSREGYETLSAVKNDRVYILDANIISRPGPRIVDGLEMIAKAIHPELFKK
- a CDS encoding VanW family protein, giving the protein MKTIKILIIAVIVILIIAIISIYFILNSTTIYNGVKIEEVDLKGYNRQEALEKIQALKQKELENKQLKLTYKDYYYDARYVDLGITYDYYEAVNKAYQIGRQGSIIDRLKEIYYTRIYGKEIKMTVKYDRDKLYKLVNKISKDLNQESKNATISFNKGKFKIQPEVMGRKVKIDLLEKRIKDSILLSSEVEIPIQETKPRLTKENLSKIKDKLGEYTTSFYGSSQGRVHNIQLSSQAIDGIVLLPGELFSFNETTGARSKSDGYRTAKVIINGKFVDAIGGGVCQVSTTLYNAVLLSDLEIVERYHHSIPSTYVPKGRDATVVYGYLDLKFKNNKKYPVYIHTETANRKLLISIYGKKDDKNKKIDIKSVITEKISPDQEIKEDANLKPGEKVIVQKGRYGYKVKTYKSTIKDGKVVETELVSYDLYKPKKQIIKTGPKEENLENEEVNIE
- a CDS encoding FecCD family ABC transporter permease, which translates into the protein MEINRRQRWSITIIILVALLFFSIALFSTIGSADISILETLKIVGSRIPVVKDTIDLKGIPDSHLTIILKVRIPRILLGVLVGAALSSVGAAFQGIFKNPMADPYVIGISSGAALGAAIAIIIKSKLSLLGFSSVSMGAYIGAIVSTFLVFFISRVKNRVPVTTLLLSGIAVGQFLTAIMSFLMVIYSKDLTKIIYWTLGSFAGKSWNQLIPVALPIMISIVVLNFFARDLNVMLTGEESAKNMGIEVEKVKVIILFICAFTTAMAVSVSGIIGFVGLIIPHIVRLIVGPDHRILIPASALVGGIFMTYADTIARTIISPIEIPVGIITALFGGPFFIYLLRKKKRTS
- a CDS encoding DUF2225 domain-containing protein produces the protein MSKLYDKKVECPICGNEFTTKKVLSSKLRVEKRDTDFMTYYKTENPIKYDVFVCSECGYSAMEKNFNKIRPEWKEIIKDKITTRWKKRDYSGVRSTEQAIECYKLALYCGELLGLSSYHIANICLRLTWLYRILESEEETKFMRFSLEKYKDFYYNGTFTQDTSNDATIAYLIGELHRRLGEYQEAITWFSNAISSPQIKNNLRLEKMTREQWRVAKESAKKS
- a CDS encoding ABC transporter ATP-binding protein, yielding MAETIKIESLDFGYGDKLILKGINLDIEKGDFVSIIGPNGSGKSTLLKNITSILKPNSGSVKIDGVDVKNYRPKELAKKLGFVPQDTNIAYDFTVFDVVLMGRSPYLGRFEREKQIDYEITTNALKATDTIGFSDKSIKEISGGERQRVIIARALAQQPEILLLDEPTSHLDINHQMEILYLLQKLNKEQNMTMVVVLHDIDLAARFSNKIVLLKEGQILSIGTPNEVITKENMEEAYKIKMVINENPFSNSLFVTPLPPKKDTVEKKEKIHVICGGGSGGDIISKLDMNGYKVSMGVINIGDSDWELGKRLSLKMIEEMPFSPISKKAYEKNTKVVKDADILVLASVPYGRGNMQNLELAFEELQSGKKVYLVDNYSQYDEYDYVDGKAKELIVMMKERGLKVVKSTEELLNVL
- a CDS encoding lipase family alpha/beta hydrolase codes for the protein MGSGLFMFFLRRYYIRKNNKPIVFIPGLFGSLGDAIIPGTGEFDFGLAEYAYRPIMDNFKYMGYEENKNLFVAYYDWTKPNLYSAKKYLIPVIKKAKEITGARKVDIVCHSMGGIVARAYVQSNFYAYDVDKLVMLGTPNSGSVEAYYFWAGGHLPNENLRGNFFYRLIRESFLWIFKIIYKKRNDLELLRDLFPSIQELLPTSDYGDYLFYQIKNKHKEFIPIRNMNIENKFLNKLNRNQRIIYKRRIKLYEIAGVGVDTEKYICVQKHNKYRKLWSDGMPLYSVKTSAGDGTVTLYSASSLYGIKKYIYSDHVDMLKDSKELLANILNRRILYKAKVANCIQTKYFYSIVAKNVNNITINKDNREKTILEEAMNKDKEISIKQIGQNDYWIIINLAFKKNINLSFIPMIGKESDIVIFFSNRNGEIKKIKEFTTSNIYSVNL